A genomic stretch from bacterium includes:
- a CDS encoding GldG family protein, with the protein MTGINKFSKARRFKYGINAFILTISVVGIIFIINAVIYRYSKQFDLTANKNFTLSSQTLNLLKNLEKEVDIYIFSKEGESKNEFLNDILKQYIRKSKFITVINVDLDKNPSLSDKFKVTKYGSIVFSSGKSDSQVNQTELYEFGSGMMGHGEASKFNGEQVITSNIMKITSQKKKTVYFLIGHGERLVSDMEDPGLSKIQDYLLKENYDVKSVNLSKNSNISEKDTILVIPGPKYLFLDRELKVIEDYLEKGGKVFLMIDPQVVAAKGIDKILEKWGVGLIDDIVIEPEVSYFYDPLTPIPAYEPHDITYELIRVKTSAILPGVRTVTKSEKIPDYLEAKPLLKTGGKSWAEREFGNIKPEFDKNDIKGPLTLALAVEKKKKAESNSDTSRYETRVFEEKTDGSRLVVIGDSDFISNRMTVSRGNTDLFLNTINWLAGDVEKISIRPIIMDFKKLALNKNQSKLVIIISLAIVPFLVAGIGGLIWWKRRSL; encoded by the coding sequence ATGACCGGTATAAATAAATTTTCTAAAGCCCGAAGGTTTAAATACGGAATAAATGCTTTTATATTAACGATAAGCGTAGTGGGGATTATATTCATTATTAATGCGGTAATATACCGATACAGCAAACAGTTCGATTTAACAGCAAACAAAAATTTTACTTTGTCTTCCCAGACATTGAATCTTTTGAAAAATTTGGAAAAGGAAGTAGATATATATATCTTTTCCAAGGAAGGCGAATCAAAAAATGAATTTTTGAATGACATTTTGAAACAATATATACGCAAGTCAAAATTTATAACTGTTATAAATGTTGATTTAGATAAAAATCCTTCATTATCGGACAAATTCAAAGTTACAAAATATGGATCTATTGTTTTTTCATCCGGAAAATCCGATTCACAAGTTAATCAAACAGAACTTTATGAATTCGGTTCCGGGATGATGGGTCACGGAGAGGCATCCAAATTTAACGGAGAACAGGTAATTACAAGCAATATTATGAAAATTACAAGTCAAAAGAAAAAGACGGTTTATTTTTTAATCGGTCATGGGGAACGTTTGGTAAGCGACATGGAAGATCCCGGCCTCTCAAAAATACAGGATTATCTTCTTAAGGAAAATTATGATGTAAAATCAGTTAATTTATCAAAGAACTCCAATATATCCGAAAAAGACACAATCCTGGTTATACCCGGCCCGAAATATTTATTTTTGGACCGTGAACTAAAAGTAATAGAGGACTATTTGGAAAAAGGCGGGAAGGTGTTTTTGATGATTGACCCGCAGGTTGTTGCCGCCAAAGGAATAGATAAAATTCTTGAAAAATGGGGGGTCGGGTTAATAGATGATATTGTTATTGAACCGGAAGTTTCATATTTTTATGACCCGTTAACGCCTATTCCCGCGTATGAACCGCATGATATAACCTATGAATTAATACGTGTTAAAACAAGTGCTATATTGCCGGGGGTAAGAACAGTTACAAAATCGGAAAAAATACCTGATTATCTGGAAGCGAAGCCGTTATTAAAGACAGGCGGAAAAAGCTGGGCAGAAAGAGAATTCGGCAATATAAAACCCGAGTTCGACAAAAATGATATTAAAGGCCCATTGACTTTGGCACTTGCCGTGGAGAAAAAGAAAAAAGCTGAAAGTAATTCTGATACAAGCAGGTATGAGACTCGCGTTTTTGAAGAAAAGACAGATGGAAGCAGATTGGTGGTAATTGGGGATTCAGATTTTATAAGTAACCGGATGACTGTAAGCAGGGGGAATACAGATTTATTTTTAAATACTATTAACTGGCTGGCAGGGGATGTTGAAAAAATAAGCATTCGTCCTATAATAATGGACTTTAAAAAGCTGGCACTTAATAAAAACCAGTCAAAACTGGTTATTATAATCAGTTTAGCTATTGTTCCTTTTTTAGTCGCGGGGATTGGAGGATTAATATGGTGGAAAAGGAGAAGTTTATGA
- a CDS encoding ABC transporter permease subunit, whose translation MKNILPIYQKEIKTFFVSPVAYIITCIFLVIAGYLFSVILFYTQEANLRVLFANLRFVLLLLSPILTMRLFAEEKKLGTDELLFTSPLTNYEIILGKYFATVTLYFIMLVFTIEFPIFLKLYGKPDMGPIYTGYLGLFLFGSAFISLGIFTSSLTENQIVAAIISFGLLLFLWLVSWATAFVPVEWLKDILNSLSITEHFKNFEKGIIDVGDVFYYLSFCFIFIFLTNQVTEAERWK comes from the coding sequence GTGAAAAATATATTGCCTATATACCAGAAAGAGATAAAAACATTTTTTGTTTCACCGGTCGCATATATAATAACTTGTATTTTTTTAGTTATTGCGGGGTATCTTTTTTCAGTAATACTTTTTTATACGCAGGAGGCAAATCTCCGTGTTTTATTTGCCAACTTGAGATTCGTGCTGCTTTTGTTATCTCCGATTTTAACTATGAGGCTGTTTGCTGAAGAAAAAAAATTAGGGACCGATGAACTTCTGTTTACCTCACCGCTCACAAATTATGAAATAATTCTTGGCAAGTATTTTGCCACTGTCACTCTTTATTTTATAATGCTGGTTTTTACAATAGAATTCCCGATTTTTTTAAAACTATACGGAAAACCTGATATGGGCCCGATTTACACAGGATATTTAGGGCTTTTTCTTTTTGGCTCGGCTTTTATTTCACTGGGAATATTCACTTCTTCCCTGACAGAAAACCAAATCGTTGCGGCAATCATAAGTTTTGGACTGCTTTTGTTCCTCTGGCTGGTCAGTTGGGCAACGGCCTTTGTCCCTGTTGAGTGGTTAAAAGATATTTTAAATTCATTATCAATAACCGAGCATTTTAAAAATTTTGAAAAAGGAATAATTGACGTGGGGGATGTTTTTTATTATTTAAGTTTTTGTTTTATATTTATATTTTTAACCAATCAGGTTACTGAGGCAGAAAGATGGAAATAA
- a CDS encoding DUF4340 domain-containing protein has protein sequence MKQFKSTVVIFVIFIGFISYYFLIEKKKTNKEEEQKIYIFNLIKDDFETLELTDMSDKSTFLLKKEKDWKIITPCEMPASKKTIDGIISELAVLSAQRDITKKNQRLKQYGLDVPRYRIKFSLKNESHTLLIGIKSPTEEFYFVKEENKDNVYMVNAVAVEKFIKKHLADLRDKEFLQVPEEKIKKININLEFGKIKPPILKYLAKP, from the coding sequence ATGAAACAGTTTAAGTCGACGGTAGTGATTTTTGTCATCTTTATTGGTTTTATCAGTTATTATTTTTTAATTGAAAAGAAAAAAACAAATAAAGAGGAAGAACAAAAGATTTATATATTTAATCTTATAAAGGATGATTTCGAGACCCTGGAATTGACGGATATGTCAGATAAGTCCACCTTTTTATTGAAAAAGGAAAAAGACTGGAAAATAATAACCCCTTGTGAAATGCCGGCATCTAAGAAAACAATTGACGGGATAATTTCTGAATTGGCTGTTTTATCGGCCCAGAGAGACATAACGAAAAAGAACCAGAGACTGAAGCAGTATGGCTTGGATGTCCCAAGATATAGAATAAAATTCAGCCTGAAAAATGAGTCACATACATTACTGATTGGGATTAAAAGTCCCACGGAGGAATTTTATTTTGTAAAGGAAGAAAATAAAGATAACGTATATATGGTTAATGCTGTTGCCGTGGAGAAGTTTATTAAAAAGCATTTAGCAGATTTGAGAGACAAAGAATTTTTACAAGTACCGGAAGAGAAAATAAAAAAAATAAATATAAATCTTGAGTTTGGCAAAATTAAGCCGCCAATTTTAAAATATTTGGCAAAACCATAA